Proteins encoded together in one Streptomyces sp. NBC_01216 window:
- a CDS encoding polyprenyl synthetase family protein — translation MTVVGPFGLSVRDQALEADVQTGLAAVEAGLLDATKSEVPFITEAAQHLVLAGGKRFRPLLVMLAAQFGDPYAPGVVPSAVVVELTHLATLYHDDVMDEADVRRGVDSANSRWGNSIAVLTGDFLFARASHTLADLGPEAVRIQAEAFERLVTGQILETAGPQGDRDPVDHYLDVLSGKTGSLVAVSCRFGAMMSGADERIVGILTQYGERLGVAFQLADDVLDIASDSHESGKTPGTDLREGVPTLPVLHVRTAAATHRRPEDVELVELLDSDLTDDVRHAEALRRLRVHPALEQARRDTVRYAEEARAMLAPLPEGYAKAALEELCDAVVHRAG, via the coding sequence GTGACCGTCGTCGGGCCGTTCGGGCTGAGCGTGCGGGACCAGGCTCTCGAAGCCGATGTCCAGACCGGACTCGCGGCTGTGGAGGCAGGTCTCCTCGACGCCACCAAGAGCGAGGTTCCCTTCATCACGGAGGCCGCCCAGCACCTCGTGCTGGCCGGAGGCAAGCGCTTCAGGCCCCTGCTCGTCATGCTCGCCGCCCAGTTCGGCGACCCCTACGCACCGGGTGTCGTGCCCTCCGCCGTCGTCGTCGAGCTCACCCACCTGGCCACGCTCTACCACGACGACGTCATGGACGAGGCGGACGTACGACGCGGTGTCGACAGCGCGAACAGCCGCTGGGGCAACTCGATCGCCGTCCTCACGGGTGACTTCCTCTTCGCCCGTGCGTCGCACACCCTGGCGGACCTCGGACCCGAGGCCGTACGCATCCAGGCAGAGGCGTTCGAACGGCTCGTCACCGGTCAGATCCTGGAGACGGCGGGTCCGCAGGGCGACCGCGACCCCGTCGACCACTACCTCGACGTCCTCAGCGGCAAGACCGGCTCGCTCGTCGCCGTCTCCTGCCGTTTCGGCGCGATGATGTCCGGTGCCGACGAGCGGATCGTCGGCATCCTCACCCAGTACGGCGAGCGGCTCGGCGTCGCCTTCCAGCTCGCCGACGACGTCCTCGACATCGCCTCCGACTCCCACGAGTCCGGCAAGACGCCCGGCACCGACCTCAGGGAGGGCGTTCCGACCCTCCCCGTGCTCCACGTGCGGACCGCCGCAGCCACGCACCGGCGCCCCGAGGACGTGGAGCTCGTCGAGCTCCTCGACAGCGACCTCACCGACGACGTACGGCACGCCGAGGCCCTGCGGCGACTGCGGGTCCACCCCGCCCTGGAGCAGGCACGCCGGGACACCGTGCGGTACGCCGAGGAGGCGCGGGCGATGCTGGCGCCGCTGCCCGAGGGGTATGCCAAGGCGGCCCTGGAGGAGCTGTGCGACGCGGTGGTCCACCGCGCGGGCTGA
- a CDS encoding CocE/NonD family hydrolase — MPKIRTEFPYETVHEDVRIPLPDGTPLYARVWRPVTDEPVPALLEYLPYRLTDWTAPRDRQRHPWYAGHGYASVRVDVRGHGNSGGLPGDAYDPVELADGVAVVHWLAAQEWCTGRVGVFGISWGGFDALRIAALAPEPLKAIVTVCATDDRYDNDVHYLGGSVLAVDMHAWSSTMLAFACRPPDPRYAGREWRDLWLRRLEAVEPPVHTWLAHQTRDDYWRRGSVREDYGAVRAAVLAVGGWHDPYRDTVLRLAEHLPQDRVRGIIGPWSHQYPDRGLPPGPAIGFLQETLRWWDHHLKGAENDVMAEPLLRSWISGAHPPATVYEELPGRWVADPAWPSPNVTPVVYAFQGGPVAVDSPQYTGLDAGRFLPRGDAADLPPDQRDEDARSACFDFLVPPDGGPVEILGRPRVSLALCAAAPTGQVIARLCDVAPDGSSTLVTRGALNLSARYGTDRAVESQIGESEDHVVELHGIGHAFAPGHRVRLAVSSAYWPWIWPQPDAAGFTLDPASSHLTLPVRRPTRDAVEWEEPEQSEPLGVSVPATLEEPRPERLVVRDVAKGEWRLEVGPPHGGTRVCPDGLELTEEALETYTIVEGDPLSARTRTDRSIRLHRPEEGWDVTVETRSEITCDADAFLTADEVVCREGGEVLFHRTWQERIPRTSG, encoded by the coding sequence GTGCCGAAGATCCGCACCGAGTTCCCCTACGAGACCGTCCACGAGGACGTCCGGATCCCGCTGCCCGACGGCACGCCGCTGTACGCGCGGGTGTGGCGACCGGTCACCGACGAGCCGGTACCGGCCCTCCTGGAGTACCTGCCGTACCGGCTGACGGACTGGACCGCGCCCCGGGACCGGCAGCGCCATCCCTGGTACGCCGGGCACGGCTACGCCTCGGTGCGGGTCGACGTGCGGGGTCACGGGAACAGCGGGGGGCTGCCCGGGGACGCGTACGACCCGGTGGAGCTGGCGGACGGGGTGGCCGTGGTGCACTGGCTCGCCGCGCAGGAGTGGTGCACGGGCCGGGTCGGCGTGTTCGGCATCTCCTGGGGCGGCTTCGACGCGCTCCGGATCGCCGCACTCGCGCCCGAGCCGCTGAAGGCGATCGTGACCGTCTGCGCGACCGACGACCGCTACGACAACGACGTGCACTACCTGGGCGGCTCCGTCCTCGCCGTCGACATGCACGCCTGGTCCTCGACCATGCTCGCCTTCGCCTGCCGCCCGCCCGACCCCCGGTACGCCGGGCGGGAGTGGCGTGACCTGTGGCTGCGGCGCCTGGAGGCCGTGGAGCCGCCCGTGCACACGTGGCTGGCCCACCAGACCCGCGACGACTACTGGCGACGGGGCAGCGTCCGTGAGGACTACGGGGCGGTGCGGGCGGCCGTCCTCGCGGTGGGCGGCTGGCACGACCCGTACCGGGACACCGTGCTGCGGCTGGCCGAGCACCTGCCCCAGGACCGGGTCCGCGGGATCATCGGGCCCTGGTCGCACCAGTACCCGGACCGGGGGCTCCCGCCGGGTCCCGCGATCGGATTCCTGCAGGAGACCCTGCGCTGGTGGGACCACCATCTGAAGGGCGCCGAGAACGACGTGATGGCCGAGCCCCTGCTGCGGTCCTGGATCAGCGGCGCGCACCCGCCGGCCACGGTCTACGAGGAGCTGCCCGGCCGCTGGGTCGCGGACCCGGCCTGGCCCTCACCGAACGTCACACCGGTGGTGTACGCCTTCCAGGGCGGACCGGTAGCGGTGGACTCCCCCCAGTACACCGGTCTCGACGCGGGGCGTTTCCTCCCCCGCGGCGACGCCGCCGATCTCCCGCCCGACCAGCGCGACGAGGACGCCCGCTCCGCCTGCTTCGACTTCCTGGTGCCGCCGGACGGCGGGCCCGTCGAGATCCTGGGCCGACCGCGGGTGAGTCTGGCGCTGTGCGCCGCCGCGCCGACCGGTCAGGTGATCGCCCGGCTCTGCGACGTGGCGCCGGACGGCTCCTCGACACTGGTGACCCGGGGCGCGCTGAACCTGTCGGCCCGCTACGGGACCGACCGGGCGGTGGAGTCGCAGATCGGCGAGAGCGAGGACCACGTCGTCGAACTGCACGGCATCGGCCACGCCTTCGCACCCGGACACCGGGTGCGCCTCGCCGTCTCGTCCGCGTACTGGCCGTGGATCTGGCCCCAGCCGGACGCGGCGGGCTTCACGCTCGACCCGGCCTCCTCCCATCTGACGCTGCCGGTCCGCCGGCCCACGCGGGACGCGGTCGAGTGGGAGGAGCCGGAGCAGTCCGAGCCGCTGGGGGTGAGCGTCCCGGCGACGCTGGAGGAACCGCGGCCGGAGCGGCTGGTGGTGCGGGACGTGGCGAAGGGCGAGTGGCGGCTGGAGGTCGGTCCGCCGCACGGTGGGACCCGGGTCTGTCCGGACGGTCTGGAGCTGACCGAGGAGGCCCTGGAGACGTACACGATCGTCGAGGGCGACCCCCTGTCGGCCCGCACCCGCACCGACCGGTCGATCCGGCTGCACCGGCCGGAGGAGGGGTGGGACGTCACGGTCGAGACGCGGTCGGAGATCACCTGCGACGCGGACGCCTTCCTGACGGCGGACGAGGTGGTGTGCCGGGAAGGCGGGGAAGTCCTTTTCCACCGGACCTGGCAGGAGCGAATTCCCCGTACGTCGGGATGA
- a CDS encoding LPXTG cell wall anchor domain-containing protein: MNIRRILATTVAAAVTTPVVLLSAAPAFADTKPAEQTRNQTQNQTQNKKKTIEQLRLEVTAAQKAYDAAVVAEAEAQKTLDALLKSLENGGTHPLAVAYTEAKAAAEKADTDKKTADQAVLDAQAKVDAATTDEEKAAAEKILDEAKKAAETAAATKATADADAAKARTAVEDARVDGVRELSKAQKAKTEAGTALDAAKKALADAEEEAEEGGEECVDESTFVTVLTGPKKVVAGTTADYSLKITNGTGKVLDQAGAYAFVTGFNADTFKDLDRYLDLKWSSAASPKWRSVDEEEGIDLGRLNPGARADIKLKLTVDATSPAGRGLMFAVSGYDGEDGSCGLSQESVLEFDIAAKSKKPLPDSSGGNTGTTGQGGTSSTPVTTTGTTGTTGTTGSLAKTGSGDAVPQIALAGGAAVVLGAGAMFVVRRRKADSRA; the protein is encoded by the coding sequence TTGAACATCCGTCGCATTCTCGCCACCACCGTGGCGGCAGCTGTGACCACGCCGGTGGTTCTCCTTTCCGCCGCGCCCGCGTTCGCCGACACCAAGCCGGCCGAACAGACGCGGAACCAGACGCAGAACCAGACGCAGAACAAGAAGAAGACCATCGAGCAGCTGAGGCTCGAGGTCACCGCGGCGCAGAAGGCGTACGACGCCGCCGTGGTCGCCGAGGCCGAGGCCCAGAAGACCCTCGACGCGCTCCTGAAGTCCCTGGAGAACGGCGGGACGCACCCGCTCGCCGTCGCCTACACCGAGGCCAAGGCGGCGGCCGAGAAGGCCGACACCGACAAGAAGACGGCCGACCAGGCCGTCCTCGACGCCCAGGCCAAGGTGGACGCCGCCACCACCGACGAGGAGAAGGCCGCCGCCGAGAAGATCCTCGACGAGGCCAAGAAGGCGGCCGAGACCGCCGCCGCCACCAAGGCGACGGCCGACGCGGACGCGGCGAAGGCCCGCACGGCCGTGGAGGACGCCCGGGTCGACGGCGTCCGCGAACTGTCCAAGGCCCAGAAGGCCAAGACGGAGGCCGGCACGGCCCTCGACGCCGCCAAGAAGGCCCTCGCCGACGCCGAGGAGGAGGCCGAGGAAGGCGGCGAGGAGTGCGTCGACGAGTCCACGTTCGTGACCGTCCTCACCGGTCCGAAGAAGGTCGTCGCCGGCACCACCGCCGACTACAGCCTGAAGATCACCAACGGCACCGGCAAGGTGCTGGACCAGGCCGGCGCCTACGCCTTCGTCACCGGGTTCAACGCCGACACCTTCAAGGACCTGGACCGGTACCTGGACCTGAAGTGGTCCTCGGCCGCCAGTCCGAAGTGGCGTTCGGTCGACGAGGAGGAGGGCATCGACCTCGGCCGTCTGAACCCCGGCGCCCGCGCCGACATCAAGCTGAAGCTGACCGTCGACGCCACGTCGCCGGCCGGTCGCGGCCTCATGTTCGCCGTCAGCGGCTACGACGGCGAGGACGGCTCCTGCGGCCTGTCCCAGGAGTCCGTCCTCGAGTTCGACATCGCCGCCAAGTCGAAGAAGCCCCTCCCGGACTCCTCCGGCGGCAACACCGGCACCACCGGCCAGGGCGGCACGTCCAGCACCCCGGTGACCACGACCGGCACCACCGGCACCACCGGCACCACCGGTTCGCTGGCGAAGACCGGCTCCGGTGACGCCGTGCCGCAGATCGCCCTCGCGGGTGGCGCGGCCGTCGTGCTCGGCGCCGGCGCGATGTTCGTCGTCCGCCGCCGCAAGGCCGATTCGCGGGCGTAG
- the fahA gene encoding fumarylacetoacetase: protein MPEQSPLDLPEGDPFGPHNLPYGVFTTADEPSRRRVGVRIGGHVLDAGAAAHALGSPYAALLDRPSLNPLLAAGRTAWRDVRRALTAWVTVPAHRADIEPLLHPLDAVTTHLPYEVADYVDFYASEHHATNVGHIFRPDGAPLTPNWKHLPIGYHGRAGTVVVSGTDVVRPSGQRKAPTDPAPVFGPSVKLDIEAEVGFLVGTPSAQGAPVPLGDFREHVFGLTLLNDWSARDVQAWEYVPLGPFLGKSFSTSVSAWVTPLEALDAARVAPPARDAALLPYLDDSADEEPGGFDLRITVRINGEVVSEPPFSTMYWTAAQQLAHMTVNGASLRTGDLYGSGTVSGPEVHQRGSLLELTWNGRDALELPTGKRTFLEDGDEVTLTAWAPGPDGTQVGLGEVTGRIVPAPPAS, encoded by the coding sequence ATGCCCGAGCAGTCCCCGCTCGACCTGCCCGAAGGCGATCCCTTCGGCCCGCACAACCTGCCGTACGGCGTCTTCACGACCGCGGACGAGCCCAGCCGGCGGAGGGTCGGCGTCCGCATCGGCGGGCATGTCCTCGACGCGGGGGCGGCGGCGCACGCGCTCGGCTCCCCCTACGCGGCGCTGCTCGACCGCCCCAGCCTCAACCCACTGCTCGCCGCCGGGCGCACCGCCTGGCGCGACGTGCGCCGGGCGCTGACCGCCTGGGTGACCGTACCCGCCCACCGGGCGGACATAGAGCCGCTGCTGCACCCGCTGGACGCCGTCACGACGCACCTGCCGTACGAGGTCGCGGACTACGTCGACTTCTACGCGAGCGAGCACCACGCCACCAACGTCGGCCACATCTTCCGGCCCGACGGCGCTCCGCTCACCCCGAACTGGAAGCACCTGCCGATCGGGTACCACGGGCGCGCGGGCACCGTCGTGGTCTCCGGCACCGACGTCGTGCGCCCCTCGGGCCAGCGCAAGGCCCCCACCGACCCGGCCCCGGTCTTCGGCCCGTCGGTCAAGCTGGACATCGAGGCGGAGGTCGGCTTCCTCGTCGGCACCCCCTCCGCGCAGGGCGCGCCCGTCCCGCTCGGGGACTTCCGCGAGCACGTCTTCGGGCTGACCCTGCTCAACGACTGGTCGGCGCGGGACGTCCAGGCATGGGAGTACGTGCCGCTGGGGCCGTTCCTCGGCAAGTCCTTCAGCACGTCGGTGTCGGCCTGGGTGACGCCCCTGGAGGCGCTGGACGCGGCCCGGGTCGCTCCGCCGGCGCGCGACGCCGCGCTGCTGCCGTACCTGGACGACTCGGCCGACGAGGAGCCCGGCGGCTTCGATCTGCGGATCACGGTGCGGATCAACGGCGAGGTGGTCTCCGAACCGCCGTTCTCGACGATGTACTGGACGGCCGCCCAGCAGCTCGCCCACATGACGGTGAACGGTGCCTCGCTGCGGACCGGCGACCTCTACGGCTCCGGCACGGTCTCGGGCCCCGAGGTGCACCAGCGCGGCTCGCTGCTCGAACTGACCTGGAACGGCCGGGACGCGCTCGAACTGCCCACCGGCAAGAGGACGTTCCTGGAGGACGGCGACGAGGTCACTCTGACCGCCTGGGCGCCGGGTCCGGACGGCACCCAGGTCGGTCTGGGCGAGGTGACGGGCCGGATCGTTCCGGCACCCCCCGCGTCCTGA
- a CDS encoding dioxygenase family protein, whose product MDGEISSAHPSRKTVLRAALAAGMAAPMALMGVPALARTLADGGTPALTPTCDDGDDPTPPQTEGPYFTPGSPLRTSLLEPGTPGTRLTVSGYVFGLACRPVAGVLMDFWQADVNGAYDNTGFRFRGHQFTDSTGAFALTTIVPGLYPGRTRHIHVKVQAPGRPVLTTQLYFPGEPRNNTDGIFDPRLLMTVREEGGAKQAAYDVVLDIPQDPGPTPTATPTTPPPAGTWAAGTAYRTGDRVSHAGRGYACLQGHVAQPGWEPPSVPALWRAA is encoded by the coding sequence ATGGACGGCGAGATCAGCTCGGCACACCCCAGCCGCAAGACGGTTCTGCGCGCCGCGCTCGCGGCCGGTATGGCGGCGCCCATGGCCCTGATGGGCGTACCGGCGCTGGCACGCACCCTGGCGGACGGGGGCACACCCGCCCTCACGCCCACGTGCGACGACGGCGACGACCCCACCCCGCCGCAGACCGAGGGGCCCTACTTCACGCCCGGCTCGCCGTTGCGCACGTCCTTGCTGGAGCCCGGCACGCCCGGCACGCGCCTGACGGTCAGCGGCTACGTCTTCGGGCTGGCGTGCCGGCCGGTCGCCGGCGTGCTGATGGACTTCTGGCAGGCCGACGTCAACGGCGCGTACGACAACACCGGCTTCCGCTTCCGCGGCCACCAGTTCACCGACTCCACCGGCGCGTTCGCCCTCACCACCATCGTCCCGGGGCTCTATCCCGGCCGCACCCGCCACATCCACGTCAAGGTGCAGGCGCCCGGCCGGCCCGTGCTCACCACACAGCTCTACTTCCCGGGCGAACCGCGCAACAACACCGACGGCATCTTCGACCCGCGGCTGCTGATGACCGTACGCGAGGAGGGCGGAGCGAAGCAGGCGGCCTACGACGTCGTGCTGGACATCCCGCAGGACCCCGGCCCCACACCGACCGCCACCCCCACCACCCCGCCGCCCGCCGGTACCTGGGCCGCCGGCACGGCCTACCGGACGGGTGACCGCGTGAGCCACGCGGGACGGGGATACGCCTGCCTCCAGGGCCACGTGGCCCAGCCGGGCTGGGAGCCCCCCTCGGTACCCGCGCTCTGGCGGGCCGCGTAG
- a CDS encoding helix-turn-helix domain-containing protein, with the protein MRGTTVSPGAPCLTPREGEPPLHRLELSLPDAVPFAAGTFDTIGPLSRADFPHRHTFYEIVHVTAGTGAHVVDLAHRRLRPPQLEVILPGRIHHWEDADGLDGAVALFTEEFLLDHPGDREILRRLADRSATTLDGAAHATVGALMAELGEEYRRRPPGHETVLRSLLHVLLIRAGRLAGADVPASAPGRPAALAERFARLIAPPGPGAWSVRECAGRLGVTTGYLTEAVRTATGRTPGPLLREARVAEAQRLLARTELSVHQVAARAGFGDPAYFCRFFRRETGTTPGDFRKHHDARARSIEGPRGAA; encoded by the coding sequence ATGCGCGGCACCACCGTGTCACCCGGAGCGCCCTGTCTCACACCGCGTGAGGGGGAGCCACCGCTCCATCGCCTCGAACTGAGCCTGCCGGACGCCGTGCCGTTCGCCGCCGGCACCTTCGACACCATCGGCCCGCTGTCCCGCGCCGACTTCCCCCACCGTCACACCTTCTACGAGATCGTCCACGTCACCGCCGGCACCGGCGCGCACGTCGTCGACCTCGCGCACCGACGGCTGCGCCCGCCCCAGCTGGAGGTGATCCTCCCCGGCCGGATCCACCACTGGGAGGACGCCGACGGCCTGGACGGCGCCGTCGCGCTGTTCACCGAGGAATTCCTCCTCGACCACCCCGGCGACCGGGAGATCCTGCGTCGGCTGGCGGACCGGTCCGCGACGACCCTCGACGGGGCGGCGCACGCCACGGTCGGCGCGCTGATGGCGGAACTGGGCGAGGAGTACCGCAGACGGCCTCCCGGCCACGAGACCGTCCTGCGCTCCCTGCTGCACGTCCTGTTGATCCGCGCCGGACGGCTGGCCGGCGCCGATGTCCCGGCTTCCGCCCCCGGCCGCCCCGCGGCCCTCGCCGAGCGGTTCGCGCGGCTGATCGCCCCGCCCGGACCGGGGGCGTGGAGCGTACGGGAGTGTGCCGGACGTCTGGGCGTCACCACCGGCTACCTCACCGAGGCCGTGCGCACCGCCACCGGCCGTACCCCCGGTCCCCTGCTCCGTGAGGCCCGCGTGGCCGAGGCGCAAAGGCTGCTGGCCCGAACGGAACTGTCGGTTCATCAGGTGGCCGCAAGGGCCGGATTCGGTGACCCCGCCTACTTCTGCCGCTTCTTCCGCAGGGAGACCGGCACCACCCCGGGGGACTTCCGAAAACACCATGACGCCCGCGCCCGGTCCATCGAAGGGCCGCGCGGGGCTGCGTAG
- the nuoN gene encoding NADH-quinone oxidoreductase subunit NuoN produces the protein MSETAVHSLWATAAEPITRIPAPHIEYTQLSPVLIVVGAAVLSVLVEAFVPRRGRYHSQVFLSVLALAAAFAAVVGLAAGGYGSTKAHIAAMGAVAVDGPALFLQGTILLAAIVAVFTFAERRLDPADHGHKVDSFAAEAAAVPGGEQEKAAVKAGFTTTEVFPLVLFAVAGMLVFPAANDLLTLFIALEVFSLPLYLLCAVARRKRLMSQEAAVKYFLLGAFSSAFLLFGIALLYGYAGSVSYATIANVVDGTVGTADPALAQTMGNDVLLLIGFAMVLMGLLFKVGAVPFHMWTPDVYQGAPTPVTGFMAAATKVAAFGALLRLLYVVLPGLTWDWRPVMWGVAVVTMLGGAIVAITQTDIKRLLAYSSIAHAGFILAGVIAATPSGISSVLFYLGAYSFVTIGAFAVVTLVRDAGGEATHLSKWAGLGRRSPLVAAVFAVFLLAFAGIPLTAGFSGKFAVFKAAAEGGAGALVVVGVISSAIAAFFYIRVIVLMFFSEPKPDGPTVAVPSGFTTATITVGVAVTLVLGVAPQYFLDLANQASVFVR, from the coding sequence GTGAGTGAAACGGCTGTCCACAGCCTGTGGGCGACGGCCGCCGAGCCGATCACCCGGATTCCCGCACCCCACATCGAGTACACCCAGCTCTCACCGGTGCTGATCGTGGTCGGCGCCGCGGTCCTCAGCGTCCTCGTCGAGGCATTCGTGCCCCGCAGGGGCCGCTACCACAGCCAGGTGTTCCTCAGCGTCCTGGCGCTGGCCGCCGCGTTCGCCGCCGTCGTCGGCCTCGCGGCCGGCGGCTACGGCTCCACCAAGGCGCACATCGCCGCCATGGGCGCCGTCGCCGTGGACGGCCCGGCGCTCTTCCTCCAGGGCACCATCCTGCTGGCGGCGATCGTCGCCGTCTTCACCTTCGCCGAGCGCAGGCTCGACCCGGCGGACCACGGCCACAAGGTCGACTCCTTCGCCGCCGAAGCCGCCGCCGTCCCCGGCGGCGAACAGGAGAAGGCCGCGGTCAAGGCGGGATTCACCACCACCGAGGTCTTCCCGCTGGTGCTGTTCGCGGTCGCCGGCATGCTGGTCTTCCCCGCCGCCAACGACCTGTTGACGCTCTTCATCGCACTGGAGGTCTTCTCCCTCCCGCTCTACCTGCTGTGCGCCGTCGCCCGCCGCAAGCGCCTGATGTCGCAGGAGGCCGCGGTCAAGTACTTCCTCCTCGGCGCCTTCTCCTCGGCCTTCCTGCTCTTCGGCATCGCCCTGCTCTACGGCTACGCGGGCTCCGTCTCGTACGCCACCATCGCGAACGTCGTCGACGGCACCGTCGGCACCGCCGACCCGGCCCTCGCCCAGACCATGGGCAACGACGTCCTGCTGCTCATCGGCTTCGCGATGGTGCTCATGGGCCTGCTCTTCAAGGTCGGCGCGGTGCCGTTCCACATGTGGACCCCGGACGTCTACCAGGGAGCTCCGACCCCCGTCACCGGCTTCATGGCCGCCGCGACGAAGGTCGCCGCGTTCGGCGCGCTGCTGCGCCTGCTGTACGTGGTGCTGCCGGGTCTCACCTGGGACTGGCGGCCGGTCATGTGGGGCGTCGCCGTCGTCACCATGCTGGGCGGTGCGATCGTCGCCATCACCCAGACCGACATCAAGCGGCTCCTCGCCTACTCCTCCATCGCCCACGCCGGCTTCATCCTGGCCGGTGTCATCGCGGCCACCCCCAGCGGCATCTCCTCCGTCCTCTTCTACCTGGGTGCCTACTCCTTCGTGACGATCGGCGCCTTCGCCGTCGTCACCCTGGTGCGGGACGCGGGCGGCGAGGCGACCCACCTGTCCAAGTGGGCCGGCCTGGGCCGTCGTTCACCGCTCGTCGCGGCGGTCTTCGCGGTCTTCCTGCTGGCCTTCGCCGGAATCCCGCTGACCGCCGGCTTCTCCGGCAAGTTCGCCGTGTTCAAGGCGGCGGCGGAGGGCGGCGCGGGCGCGCTGGTCGTGGTCGGCGTGATCTCGTCCGCGATCGCCGCGTTCTTCTACATCCGGGTGATCGTGCTGATGTTCTTCAGCGAGCCCAAGCCCGACGGCCCCACGGTCGCGGTGCCTTCGGGCTTCACCACGGCCACGATCACGGTCGGGGTCGCCGTCACCCTGGTCCTGGGCGTCGCTCCGCAGTACTTCCTGGACCTCGCCAACCAGGCGAGCGTGTTCGTGCGCTGA
- a CDS encoding NADH-quinone oxidoreductase subunit M, which yields MSFPLLTVTAAVPAAGAILTAAVPAARRTAAKWLALLVSVATLVCAAFVFVRFEPGGDRYQLVESHAWIKDFGVRYELGVDGIGVALIALTALLIPFIILAGWHDADVPAASGGEAPAEKPGNRWRPTQGFFALILMVEAMVILSFEATDVFLFYILFEAMLIPMYFLIGGFGDRAHTGSDENAAAQRSYAAVKFLLYNLVGGLIMLAAVIGLYVVAGNFSLTEIAEARVNGQLEMATNTERLLFLGFFFAFAVKAPLWPLHTWLPNAMGEATAPVAVLITAVVDKVGTFAMLRFCLQLFPEASKWATPVIVALALVSIVYGALLAVGQRDIKRLVAYASISHFGFIIMGIFAMTSQGQSGATLYMVNHGISTAALMLVAGFLITRRGSRLIADYGGVQKVAPVLAGTFLIGGLATLSLPGLAPFVSEFLVLVGTFARYPVAGVIATTGIVLAALYTLVLYQRTMTGPVKEEVRTMPDLRARELAVVVPLIALLIFLGVFPKPLTDVVDPAVTHTLSDVRQQDPEPTVPIQNAEAAK from the coding sequence ATGTCCTTTCCCCTCCTGACGGTGACGGCGGCGGTGCCGGCGGCCGGTGCGATCCTCACCGCCGCCGTGCCCGCCGCCCGCCGCACCGCCGCCAAATGGCTGGCGCTGCTGGTCTCCGTGGCCACGCTGGTGTGTGCCGCGTTCGTGTTCGTCCGCTTCGAACCCGGCGGCGACCGCTACCAGCTCGTCGAGTCCCATGCCTGGATCAAGGACTTCGGCGTCCGCTACGAACTGGGCGTGGACGGCATCGGGGTGGCGCTCATCGCGCTGACCGCGCTGCTCATCCCCTTCATCATCCTGGCCGGCTGGCACGACGCCGACGTCCCGGCCGCCTCCGGCGGCGAGGCCCCGGCGGAGAAGCCGGGCAACCGTTGGCGCCCGACCCAGGGCTTCTTCGCCCTGATCCTGATGGTCGAGGCGATGGTGATCCTCTCCTTCGAGGCCACCGACGTCTTCCTCTTCTACATCCTGTTCGAAGCCATGCTCATCCCGATGTACTTCCTCATCGGCGGCTTCGGCGACCGGGCGCACACGGGCTCCGACGAGAACGCCGCGGCCCAGCGGTCCTACGCGGCGGTCAAGTTCCTGCTGTACAACCTGGTCGGCGGGCTCATCATGCTGGCCGCGGTCATCGGGCTCTACGTCGTCGCCGGGAACTTCTCCCTCACGGAGATCGCCGAGGCGCGGGTGAACGGTCAGCTGGAGATGGCGACCAACACCGAGCGGCTGCTCTTCCTCGGTTTCTTCTTCGCCTTCGCGGTGAAGGCGCCACTGTGGCCGCTGCACACCTGGCTGCCGAACGCGATGGGCGAGGCGACCGCGCCGGTCGCCGTGCTCATCACGGCCGTCGTCGACAAGGTCGGCACCTTCGCGATGCTCCGCTTCTGCCTCCAGCTCTTCCCGGAGGCGTCGAAGTGGGCGACCCCCGTGATCGTCGCGCTCGCCCTGGTCAGCATCGTGTACGGCGCGCTGCTGGCGGTCGGCCAGCGGGACATCAAGCGCCTGGTGGCCTACGCGTCGATCTCGCACTTCGGCTTCATCATCATGGGCATCTTCGCGATGACCAGCCAGGGCCAGAGCGGTGCCACGCTGTACATGGTCAACCACGGGATCTCGACGGCCGCGCTCATGCTGGTCGCCGGTTTCCTGATCACGCGGCGCGGCTCCCGGCTCATCGCCGACTACGGGGGCGTGCAGAAGGTCGCCCCGGTCCTCGCCGGCACCTTCCTGATCGGCGGCCTGGCCACCCTCTCGCTGCCGGGCCTCGCGCCCTTCGTCAGCGAGTTCCTGGTCCTCGTCGGCACCTTCGCCCGCTACCCGGTGGCGGGCGTCATCGCCACCACCGGCATCGTCCTCGCCGCGCTCTACACCCTCGTCCTGTACCAGCGGACGATGACGGGCCCGGTGAAGGAGGAGGTGCGGACCATGCCGGATCTGCGGGCGCGTGAACTGGCGGTCGTCGTACCGCTGATCGCCCTGTTGATCTTCCTCGGCGTGTTCCCGAAGCCGCTGACGGACGTCGTCGACCCGGCCGTCACACACACCCTGTCCGACGTCCGGCAGCAGGACCCCGAGCCGACGGTCCCCATTCAGAACGCGGAGGCGGCCAAGTGA